Proteins found in one Larimichthys crocea isolate SSNF chromosome I, L_crocea_2.0, whole genome shotgun sequence genomic segment:
- the rnf212 gene encoding putative E3 SUMO-protein ligase RNF212 isoform X1: MAYWMCCNSCFLPPSAADRKLAVTSCGHVVCSVCYQRGKEGKCLICNANCQVSPLSDKSSSEVKALFSDINVVATKHLTEISKVIMFQARHQKRLLTYYQQRNEKLEDDMKQMTRKLNEQSAYIAKLEMSLKHQSAKVSAVPQMSHSSHTSHGHKSVLQIPYNSPLSLSRHSSTTNVTENMEVDERGLYRNPHTVPRLSLISPPQNGRMGTVPHRSSNQSTLPNHSARSATVSRFQGLPVTPDIPYGQTSGWKSPIYRSPSSSSSFRHSMVFPSGPPSCSPLLLHKHTSQEAFRANAPGH; this comes from the exons ATGGCTTACTGGATGTGCTGCAACTCCTGCTTCCTCCCTCCCAGCGCTGCTGACAGAAAGCTGGCCGTCACGTCCTGTGGGCATGTTGTCTGCAGCGTGTGTTATCAGAGAG gcaAAGAAGGCAAGTGTTTAATATGCAATGCCAATTGCCAAGTCTCACCTCTCTCTGACAAA agCAGCTCAGAGGTGAAGGCCCTGTTCTCCGACATCAACGTTGTAGCGACCAAACATCTCACGGAAATAAGCAAA GTTATAATGTTCCAGGCAAGACATCAAAAAAGACTGCTAACTTACTACCAGCAAAGG AATGAAAAACTAGAGGACGACATGAAGCAGATGACAAG GAAGCTGAATGAACAGAGCGCCTACATTGCAAAGCTGGAAATGTCTCTTAAGCATCAGAG CGCCAAAGTTTCAGCAGTGCCTCAGATGAGCCACAGCTCCCACACCTCACATGGACATAAATCCG TGCTACAGATCCCGTATAACTCCCCCTTGTCCCTCTCAAGACACTCCTCAACCACTAATGT CACTGAAAACATGGAGGTGGATGAACGGGGTCTGTACAGGAAT cCTCACACTGTCCCCAGACTGTCGTTAATCAGTCCTCCACAGAATGGACGAATGG GCACCGTCCCTCACAGGTCGTCCAATCAGAGCACGCTGCCCAACCATTCAGCTCGCTCTGCCACGGTCAG tcGTTTTCAAGGACTCCCGGTGACCCCTGATATTCCATACGGTCAGACCTCTGGATGGAAGTCTCCCATCTACAgatctccatcctcctcctcctccttcagacaCTCCATGGTGTTTCCTTCAGGTCCTCCCTCGTGTAgccccctcctccttcacaaacacacaagtcagGAAGCCTTTAGAGCAAACGCACCTGGCCACTGA
- the rnf212 gene encoding putative E3 SUMO-protein ligase RNF212 isoform X2, whose amino-acid sequence MPIAKSHLSLTNSEVKALFSDINVVATKHLTEISKVIMFQARHQKRLLTYYQQRNEKLEDDMKQMTRKLNEQSAYIAKLEMSLKHQSAKVSAVPQMSHSSHTSHGHKSVLQIPYNSPLSLSRHSSTTNVTENMEVDERGLYRNPHTVPRLSLISPPQNGRMGTVPHRSSNQSTLPNHSARSATVSRFQGLPVTPDIPYGQTSGWKSPIYRSPSSSSSFRHSMVFPSGPPSCSPLLLHKHTSQEAFRANAPGH is encoded by the exons ATGCCAATTGCCAAGTCTCACCTCTCTCTGACAAA CTCAGAGGTGAAGGCCCTGTTCTCCGACATCAACGTTGTAGCGACCAAACATCTCACGGAAATAAGCAAA GTTATAATGTTCCAGGCAAGACATCAAAAAAGACTGCTAACTTACTACCAGCAAAGG AATGAAAAACTAGAGGACGACATGAAGCAGATGACAAG GAAGCTGAATGAACAGAGCGCCTACATTGCAAAGCTGGAAATGTCTCTTAAGCATCAGAG CGCCAAAGTTTCAGCAGTGCCTCAGATGAGCCACAGCTCCCACACCTCACATGGACATAAATCCG TGCTACAGATCCCGTATAACTCCCCCTTGTCCCTCTCAAGACACTCCTCAACCACTAATGT CACTGAAAACATGGAGGTGGATGAACGGGGTCTGTACAGGAAT cCTCACACTGTCCCCAGACTGTCGTTAATCAGTCCTCCACAGAATGGACGAATGG GCACCGTCCCTCACAGGTCGTCCAATCAGAGCACGCTGCCCAACCATTCAGCTCGCTCTGCCACGGTCAG tcGTTTTCAAGGACTCCCGGTGACCCCTGATATTCCATACGGTCAGACCTCTGGATGGAAGTCTCCCATCTACAgatctccatcctcctcctcctccttcagacaCTCCATGGTGTTTCCTTCAGGTCCTCCCTCGTGTAgccccctcctccttcacaaacacacaagtcagGAAGCCTTTAGAGCAAACGCACCTGGCCACTGA